A portion of the Granulosicoccus antarcticus IMCC3135 genome contains these proteins:
- the rpoD gene encoding RNA polymerase sigma factor RpoD, translating into MTARIAMDKSQQSSLKELIKKGKEQGFLTYAEVNDHLPEGIVDPEQVEEIIAMIADMGISVGEVAPEADSLILSDKNSSADDDAADEAAAVLATVDGEFGRTTDPVRMYMREMGTVELLTREGEIEIAKRIEDGLKQVLRALGTYPETINLLLERYQQFQEEQLRFTDIIINFAETSEEIKVAKPPSDDDDDDEVVDTGPDMEEIQRRMMAMQKAYGKALKAIDAAGGIQDAASKEEMEQVSAIFLEFKYAPAFVITLVGGLRGQVERIRSLERQIRDMCVKQCKMPRSAFIQSFPGHETDPGWLDSVISNKKPYTKALEERRTEIELLQTRIQQICVSSLLPITDIKEINRKMSIGEAKARRAKKEMVEANLRLVISIAKKYTNRGLQFLDLIQEGNIGLMKAVDKFEYRRGYKFSTYATWWIRQAITRSIADQARTIRIPVHMIETINKLNRISRQMLQVMGREATPEELAEKMEMPEDKIRKVLKIAKEPISMETPIGDDEDSHLGDFIEDNNILSPVETATGLGLGETTHEVLASLTPREAKVLRMRFGIDMNTDHTLEEVGKQFDVTRERIRQIEAKALRKLRHPTRSEQLRSFLDNQE; encoded by the coding sequence ATGACCGCTCGCATCGCAATGGACAAGTCCCAACAGTCCAGCCTGAAAGAACTGATTAAAAAAGGGAAAGAGCAGGGTTTCCTGACTTACGCCGAAGTCAATGACCATCTGCCTGAAGGGATAGTTGATCCGGAACAGGTCGAAGAAATCATTGCAATGATTGCCGATATGGGCATATCGGTCGGCGAAGTTGCGCCTGAAGCCGACTCCCTGATTCTCTCCGACAAAAACTCCAGCGCCGATGATGATGCGGCGGATGAAGCAGCAGCCGTGCTCGCCACGGTTGACGGAGAGTTCGGCCGTACAACCGACCCCGTACGCATGTACATGCGGGAAATGGGAACCGTTGAGCTCCTGACCCGAGAAGGCGAAATCGAGATTGCCAAGCGCATCGAAGATGGCCTCAAGCAGGTCCTGCGCGCTCTGGGTACTTACCCTGAAACAATCAACCTGCTACTGGAACGCTATCAGCAATTCCAGGAAGAGCAGTTGCGCTTCACGGACATCATTATCAATTTCGCGGAGACATCCGAAGAAATCAAGGTTGCCAAGCCACCTTCTGACGATGATGACGACGATGAAGTTGTTGACACCGGCCCGGATATGGAAGAAATCCAGCGCCGCATGATGGCCATGCAGAAAGCCTACGGCAAAGCGCTGAAGGCAATTGACGCAGCCGGTGGCATCCAGGATGCGGCCAGCAAGGAAGAGATGGAACAGGTTTCTGCCATTTTCCTCGAGTTCAAATACGCACCCGCTTTCGTAATCACACTAGTTGGTGGATTGCGTGGCCAGGTAGAACGTATTCGCTCACTGGAACGTCAGATTCGTGACATGTGTGTCAAGCAATGCAAGATGCCACGCAGTGCGTTTATCCAGAGCTTTCCGGGTCACGAAACAGATCCGGGCTGGCTGGACTCTGTCATCAGCAACAAGAAGCCTTACACCAAGGCCTTGGAAGAGCGTCGTACCGAGATCGAACTGCTGCAGACTCGTATTCAGCAAATCTGTGTCAGTAGCTTGCTGCCGATTACCGATATCAAGGAAATCAATCGCAAGATGTCCATCGGTGAAGCGAAAGCTCGCCGCGCCAAGAAAGAGATGGTTGAAGCAAACCTGCGACTGGTTATCTCGATTGCCAAGAAGTACACCAATCGTGGCCTGCAGTTCCTCGATCTGATCCAGGAAGGCAACATTGGCCTGATGAAGGCTGTCGACAAGTTCGAATATCGTCGTGGTTACAAGTTCTCGACCTACGCTACCTGGTGGATTCGTCAGGCCATCACCCGCTCTATCGCGGATCAGGCCCGTACCATTCGTATTCCGGTACACATGATCGAGACCATCAACAAGCTGAACCGTATCTCTCGTCAGATGCTGCAGGTCATGGGTCGTGAGGCCACGCCTGAAGAGCTGGCTGAAAAGATGGAAATGCCTGAAGACAAGATCCGCAAGGTGCTGAAAATCGCCAAGGAGCCCATCTCCATGGAAACACCAATCGGTGATGACGAAGACAGCCATTTGGGTGACTTCATCGAAGACAACAACATTCTGTCTCCGGTCGAAACAGCCACAGGCCTGGGCTTGGGTGAAACCACCCACGAAGTACTGGCCAGCCTCACACCTCGTGAAGCCAAGGTACTGCGAATGCGTTTTGGTATCGACATGAACACTGACCACACCCTTGAGGAAGTGGGCAAACAGTTCGATGTAACCCGCGAGCGTATTCGTCAGATCGAAGCCAAGGCTCTGCGCAAGCTGCGTCACCCTACCCGTTCAGAGCAACTGCGAAGTTTTCTGGATAATCAGGAATAA
- a CDS encoding ATP-binding protein, which translates to MNEPKLPANPVPRQIISVAEERLRSYPVLTITGPRQSGKTTLARLLRPEARYISLEDPDIRAFATEDPRGFLADTGDKAIIDEVQRVPDLLSYLQGIVDAGNEMGRFILTGSSQFELIESVTQSLAGRTALLTLLPFSLGELTAAGRAPSSVAELLQQGLFPPIHDRPVAAEVWLQDYIATYVERDVRALMNIRDVVAFQRFVQLCAGRCGQLLNINSLAEDAGINRATAQSWLSVLQASHLVLLVQPWTTNISKRLIKTPKLYFVDSALAASLVGIRDVSQVMTHPLRGALFENWAIMDLIKGQCNAGLKPSVYFLRDKQGHELDALIETGTGSLMGVEIKSGATVASDFFKGLDYWRERLGSITLDPWLIYGGNSRQRRERGHVVPWNDMDALLNEMVATR; encoded by the coding sequence ATGAATGAACCAAAGCTCCCCGCGAACCCTGTCCCGCGCCAGATAATATCAGTGGCAGAGGAACGCCTGCGTTCGTATCCGGTCCTCACAATCACCGGTCCCAGACAGTCAGGAAAGACAACGCTGGCTCGTTTGCTCAGACCGGAAGCACGATACATATCGCTGGAAGATCCGGATATCCGTGCTTTTGCTACAGAGGACCCACGTGGGTTTCTGGCAGATACCGGAGATAAGGCAATTATTGATGAGGTGCAGCGGGTGCCTGATCTGTTGTCCTACCTGCAGGGCATTGTGGATGCAGGCAACGAAATGGGTCGGTTCATTCTCACTGGTTCCAGCCAGTTCGAACTCATCGAATCTGTCACACAGAGCCTGGCTGGGCGCACAGCCTTATTGACGTTGCTGCCTTTCTCGCTCGGTGAGCTAACGGCGGCGGGGCGCGCACCGTCTTCAGTTGCCGAGTTGTTACAACAGGGTCTGTTCCCGCCCATTCATGATCGTCCGGTCGCCGCCGAGGTCTGGCTGCAGGATTACATCGCTACTTACGTGGAGCGCGATGTGCGGGCACTGATGAACATTCGTGATGTGGTGGCATTTCAGCGCTTTGTGCAACTGTGTGCGGGCCGCTGTGGGCAGTTGCTGAATATCAATTCGCTGGCTGAGGATGCCGGAATCAATCGTGCGACAGCGCAAAGCTGGCTGAGCGTATTGCAGGCGAGCCATCTGGTGTTGCTGGTGCAACCATGGACTACCAATATTTCCAAGCGTCTTATCAAGACACCAAAGCTGTATTTCGTAGATAGCGCTTTGGCTGCATCTCTGGTGGGCATCCGTGATGTCTCGCAAGTCATGACCCATCCGCTGCGTGGAGCGCTATTTGAGAATTGGGCCATCATGGATCTGATAAAAGGGCAGTGCAACGCAGGGCTAAAACCAAGCGTGTATTTCTTGCGTGATAAGCAGGGACACGAGCTTGATGCGCTTATCGAAACGGGTACCGGTAGCCTCATGGGCGTTGAGATTAAGTCGGGCGCTACAGTGGCCAGTGACTTCTTCAAAGGGCTTGACTACTGGCGTGAACGCCTTGGCTCGATTACGCTAGACCCGTGGCTGATCTATGGTGGTAATAGCCGACAACGCAGAGAGCGTGGACATGTGGTGCCATGGAACGATATGGATGCACTGCTCAACGAGATGGTAGCGACACGATGA
- a CDS encoding phosphoglycerate kinase, whose amino-acid sequence MKLLKELPLAGQRVLIRQDLNVPLKDGKITSDARIRASVPTVQYAIEAGARVLIMSHLGRPTEGQVDAESTLAPVAERLSELLGQQVRLITDYLEKAPEVAEGEVVLLENVRFNVGEKADDDELGKRYASLCDVYAMDAFGTAHRAQASTHSVGMHAPVACGGPLLAAELDALNAALDNPRRPLVAIVGGSKVSTKLKVLESLADKVDQLIVGGGIANTFIAAAGHEVGKSLYEADLVGDAAALMRRTEARGAAIPIPSDVVCAAELADNVPVFTRATADVQGDDRILDIGPETAEAYAAILRGAGTIVWNGPVGVFEIDAFGNGTRVVAEAVATSSAFSIAGGGDTLAAVDKYGIEDQVSYISTGGGAFLEFIEGKTLPAVAMLNSRSV is encoded by the coding sequence ATGAAGCTACTCAAGGAGCTGCCCCTGGCGGGGCAGCGCGTGTTGATTCGGCAGGATCTGAATGTGCCTTTGAAAGATGGCAAGATCACCTCGGATGCACGTATTCGGGCCTCTGTGCCCACAGTGCAGTACGCCATTGAAGCCGGTGCCCGTGTATTGATCATGTCGCATCTGGGACGTCCCACTGAGGGCCAGGTGGATGCCGAGTCAACACTGGCTCCCGTGGCAGAACGATTGAGCGAGTTGCTGGGCCAGCAGGTGCGTCTGATTACGGATTATCTGGAGAAGGCGCCAGAGGTGGCTGAAGGCGAAGTTGTACTGTTGGAAAACGTTCGCTTCAATGTGGGTGAAAAAGCCGATGACGATGAGCTGGGCAAGCGATACGCATCCTTGTGTGATGTCTATGCGATGGATGCATTTGGTACTGCTCATCGGGCTCAGGCATCGACACATAGTGTTGGCATGCATGCGCCTGTCGCCTGTGGCGGTCCCTTGCTGGCGGCAGAGCTGGATGCTTTGAATGCTGCTCTTGATAACCCCAGACGACCGCTGGTCGCCATTGTCGGTGGTTCCAAGGTGTCCACGAAGCTCAAAGTGCTGGAGTCTCTGGCTGACAAAGTCGATCAGCTGATCGTGGGTGGCGGAATCGCGAATACCTTCATCGCAGCGGCTGGGCATGAAGTGGGCAAATCGCTCTACGAAGCCGATCTGGTTGGCGATGCTGCGGCATTGATGCGTCGAACCGAGGCGCGTGGTGCTGCAATACCGATTCCCTCGGATGTGGTTTGCGCTGCGGAGTTGGCGGATAACGTGCCAGTATTCACTCGGGCAACTGCTGATGTGCAAGGTGATGATCGAATTCTGGATATAGGCCCTGAAACCGCTGAAGCCTACGCCGCTATATTGCGCGGCGCTGGCACGATCGTCTGGAACGGCCCGGTGGGTGTGTTCGAGATTGATGCGTTCGGTAACGGTACCCGAGTTGTTGCTGAGGCCGTTGCTACCTCATCGGCATTTTCAATTGCTGGTGGTGGAGACACACTCGCAGCTGTTGACAAGTACGGCATAGAAGACCAGGTCTCCTATATTTCCACCGGTGGTGGTGCTTTTCTGGAGTTCATTGAAGGCAAGACATTGCCGGCGGTTGCGATGCTCAACTCACGCAGTGTGTGA
- the tkt gene encoding transketolase, translating into MTTRRELANAVRALSMDAVQKANSGHPGAPMGMADLAEVVWNDFLRHNPGNPQWADRDRFVLSNGHASMLLYSLLHLTGYDLPIEELKNFRQLHSRTPGHPEYGYAPGVETTTGPLGQGIANAVGMALAERTLGAQFNTSEHTIVDHNTWVFLGDGCLMEGISHEACSLAGTLGLGKLIAVYDDNGISIDGQVEGWFTDNTPMRFEAYGWHVIQAVDGHDSDAIKAAVEAARAETGKPTLICARTTIGFGSPNKGGKESSHGAPLGDDEIKLAKAQLGWEHGAFEVPADVYAGWNARDAGETQESEWNKLFDAYAAANPELAAEFKRRTAGDLPENWEADSNAFIKSIVEKGETIASRKASQNALNGFGPLLPEFLGGSADLAGSNLTIWSGSKVVHDDPAGNYINYGVREFAMSAMSNGISLHGGFLPYTATFLMFSEYGRNALRMCALMKLPNIFVFTHDSIGLGEDGPTHQPVEQTATLRLLPNMAVWRPCDAVESSIAWKSAIERKDGPSCLIFSRQALTHQQRSDTQLADVSRGGYILHEPAQAPVAVIIATGSEVGMAMEAAQALADQGTPVRVVSMPSTDHFDAQDQSYRDSVLPPAMRARMAVEAGTTDLWRKYVGLDGDVMGIDTFGESGPAEEVFKHFGLTTDALVTRVQALVAAVNS; encoded by the coding sequence ATGACAACACGCCGCGAACTTGCAAATGCCGTCAGAGCCCTGAGCATGGACGCAGTCCAGAAGGCCAACTCAGGTCATCCAGGCGCCCCTATGGGCATGGCTGATCTGGCCGAAGTCGTGTGGAACGACTTTCTGCGACACAACCCGGGTAATCCGCAATGGGCAGATCGCGACCGGTTCGTGCTGTCCAACGGCCATGCGTCAATGCTGCTGTATTCACTGCTGCATCTGACAGGTTACGACCTGCCAATCGAAGAGCTGAAGAATTTCCGTCAATTGCATTCCAGAACACCGGGTCATCCAGAGTATGGCTATGCACCTGGCGTGGAGACTACGACAGGGCCTCTGGGGCAGGGTATTGCCAACGCGGTGGGGATGGCTCTGGCTGAACGTACACTGGGTGCGCAGTTCAATACGTCCGAGCATACGATTGTCGACCATAACACCTGGGTCTTTCTGGGCGATGGCTGCCTGATGGAAGGTATCTCCCATGAAGCTTGCTCGCTGGCAGGCACTCTGGGGCTAGGTAAGCTGATTGCTGTTTATGATGACAACGGCATCTCGATTGATGGACAAGTTGAGGGTTGGTTCACCGATAACACGCCTATGCGTTTCGAGGCCTACGGATGGCACGTGATTCAGGCAGTCGATGGTCACGATTCTGACGCCATCAAGGCGGCGGTGGAGGCTGCACGTGCCGAGACCGGCAAGCCGACACTCATCTGTGCTCGCACAACCATTGGTTTTGGTTCACCAAACAAGGGTGGCAAGGAAAGTAGTCATGGCGCACCGTTGGGTGATGATGAAATCAAGCTTGCCAAGGCGCAGTTGGGCTGGGAACACGGTGCTTTCGAGGTACCTGCTGATGTCTACGCAGGCTGGAATGCGCGTGATGCTGGTGAAACTCAAGAATCAGAATGGAACAAGCTGTTCGATGCCTATGCGGCTGCGAACCCTGAGCTGGCGGCTGAATTCAAGCGCCGTACGGCAGGCGATTTGCCGGAGAACTGGGAAGCTGATTCCAACGCTTTCATCAAGTCGATTGTCGAAAAGGGCGAGACGATCGCTTCGCGCAAGGCATCTCAGAACGCATTGAATGGTTTTGGACCCTTGCTGCCTGAATTTCTGGGTGGTTCTGCGGATCTTGCAGGTTCGAACCTGACCATCTGGAGTGGCTCCAAGGTCGTCCATGATGACCCAGCCGGCAATTACATCAACTATGGCGTGCGTGAATTTGCCATGAGCGCCATGAGCAACGGCATCAGTCTGCATGGGGGCTTTCTGCCTTACACAGCCACTTTCCTGATGTTCTCCGAATACGGCCGTAATGCACTGCGCATGTGTGCTTTGATGAAACTGCCCAATATTTTCGTGTTCACACACGATTCTATCGGGCTCGGCGAAGACGGCCCGACTCATCAACCTGTAGAGCAGACAGCCACACTGCGCTTGCTACCCAATATGGCAGTCTGGCGTCCTTGCGATGCCGTGGAATCATCCATCGCCTGGAAAAGCGCGATCGAACGCAAGGATGGGCCTTCTTGCCTGATCTTCAGTCGCCAGGCTCTGACGCACCAGCAACGTTCCGATACACAGCTCGCTGATGTTTCACGAGGTGGCTATATTTTGCATGAACCTGCCCAGGCTCCAGTGGCTGTCATCATTGCTACAGGCTCCGAGGTCGGTATGGCAATGGAGGCGGCTCAGGCATTGGCAGATCAAGGTACGCCAGTACGAGTGGTTTCCATGCCGAGTACCGATCATTTTGATGCTCAGGATCAGTCCTATCGTGACTCGGTTCTGCCGCCAGCCATGCGGGCGCGGATGGCTGTCGAAGCCGGAACAACTGACTTGTGGCGCAAATATGTCGGCCTGGATGGTGATGTAATGGGAATTGATACCTTCGGTGAATCAGGACCGGCAGAAGAGGTTTTCAAGCACTTCGGTCTGACTACCGATGCATTGGTTACTCGCGTTCAGGCGCTGGTTGCCGCAGTGAATAGCTGA
- the gap gene encoding type I glyceraldehyde-3-phosphate dehydrogenase: MTIKIAINGYGRIGRNVLRAIHELGRSEEFDVVAINDLGDAATNAHLTQYDTAHGRFPGEVSVDGDYMVVNGDRLKVFAERDPSKLPWGELGVDVVLECTGLFKNREKAGLHLKAGAKKVIISAPGASDIDATVVFGVNEGVLKSSDQIISNASCTTNCLAPMAKALNDSVGIVNGLMTTIHAYTNDQVLTDVYHEDLRRARSATMSMIPTSTGAAKAVGLVLPELNGKLDGFAMRVPTINVSIVDLTFTAGRDTTVEEINSILKKAADGKVLAYNDKPLVSIDFNHTSTSSNFDSGMTRVMAGNLVKACSWYDNEWGFSCRMLDTTLAAMNAA, translated from the coding sequence ATGACAATCAAAATTGCAATCAACGGCTACGGCCGGATCGGTCGAAACGTGCTCCGCGCTATCCATGAATTGGGACGCAGTGAGGAATTTGACGTTGTTGCCATCAATGATCTGGGTGACGCCGCCACCAATGCACATCTGACTCAGTACGACACCGCACACGGCAGATTTCCCGGCGAGGTTTCTGTTGATGGTGACTACATGGTGGTCAACGGAGATCGGCTGAAAGTATTCGCCGAACGTGATCCATCCAAGCTGCCTTGGGGTGAGCTGGGTGTCGATGTGGTTCTCGAGTGCACAGGCCTTTTCAAGAACCGGGAAAAAGCCGGGCTGCATCTGAAAGCTGGGGCCAAGAAAGTCATCATTTCTGCGCCCGGTGCCTCAGATATTGATGCCACCGTGGTCTTTGGTGTCAACGAAGGTGTTCTGAAGTCTTCAGACCAGATCATCTCTAATGCATCGTGCACGACTAATTGTCTGGCACCTATGGCCAAGGCCCTGAATGACTCTGTGGGTATCGTCAATGGTTTGATGACAACCATCCACGCCTACACCAATGATCAGGTGCTGACTGATGTCTATCACGAAGATCTGCGTCGTGCTCGTTCAGCGACCATGTCCATGATCCCAACCAGCACGGGAGCTGCGAAAGCGGTGGGACTGGTATTGCCAGAACTCAATGGCAAACTCGATGGCTTTGCCATGCGCGTGCCGACCATCAATGTCTCTATCGTGGATCTGACTTTTACTGCCGGTCGTGATACGACGGTGGAAGAGATCAACAGCATCCTGAAGAAGGCGGCTGATGGCAAGGTTCTGGCCTATAACGACAAGCCTCTGGTATCGATCGATTTCAATCACACCTCTACCTCATCAAACTTTGATTCAGGCATGACACGCGTCATGGCCGGCAATCTTGTCAAGGCATGCAGCTGGTATGACAACGAGTGGGGCTTCTCTTGCCGCATGCTCGATACCACACTGGCAGCGATGAACGCCGCCTGA
- a CDS encoding 5'-methylthioadenosine nucleosidase, with the protein MIYVLVALQSELPDELPPGYKLVYTGIGKINAGYAALKTTLQDDCEAIINYGTAGAFQPDHVGELLQIGTLHQRDMNARPMAALGETPLETRLSASEIHLPQGQYSLGTGDSFVTAPPEQSSDAVDMEAYAIAKVCALENVPFSCFKFITDLADENAAEHWQENVSLGAQVFLRQLG; encoded by the coding sequence ATGATCTATGTACTCGTTGCTCTGCAGAGCGAATTACCTGACGAACTCCCCCCTGGCTACAAGCTGGTTTACACCGGCATCGGCAAGATCAACGCAGGCTATGCGGCACTGAAAACGACGCTTCAGGATGATTGTGAGGCCATTATCAACTATGGCACCGCCGGTGCTTTCCAGCCTGATCACGTCGGGGAGTTACTGCAGATCGGCACCTTGCACCAACGCGACATGAATGCCAGACCAATGGCCGCACTGGGGGAAACGCCTCTGGAAACCCGACTGTCTGCCAGCGAGATTCATCTTCCCCAGGGACAATACAGCCTTGGCACTGGAGACAGCTTTGTCACAGCGCCTCCCGAACAAAGCTCTGACGCTGTTGATATGGAAGCCTACGCAATCGCCAAAGTATGCGCTCTGGAGAACGTGCCCTTTTCCTGCTTCAAATTCATTACGGACCTTGCCGACGAGAATGCCGCTGAGCACTGGCAAGAGAATGTCAGCCTGGGTGCTCAGGTGTTTCTGCGACAGCTTGGTTAG
- a CDS encoding putative bifunctional diguanylate cyclase/phosphodiesterase: MSNNSQLSVRQATVVCLENRLSELKRVHQPLWVYDFDDASIVWANTEALALWRAQTRQELSERDLSVDMTQVVMMRLRQYQQDFANDDTAEFKEYWTLYPNGEPQPVEVLFSAFRLGDGRMSMFCEAQGFQRLDNDALRSSQALMHTSVMITLYSAKGEPLYRNPAARASVRSSDEHLHEHFTDKTARHRLDNSGEQEVNFVASVHVGSGDRWHDISARRCLDAVSAESAWLISEVDVSQLKATQERANYLAEHDTLTGLPNRNHVSVVLEQRVLQMCARGEQGALIFIDLDHFKDINDSLGHEAGDRLLVEIADRLKHLVGDTDNIARLGGDEFLLLMGPLRDRREVDEMINQLKQHLSEPMMLQGRNVRVTPSIGVSLFPADGKNINELMRHADLAMYHAKGLGRNEAAYFTPDMSEAVDSRINLESELMVALQEDQFSAYFQPRVDVQTGDIHGAEALVRWLHPERGMISPADFIPACEDSGLIGKLGKFVLTQAVIAQRCWAENGHTLKISVNLSPVQFVAETLVEDFIQIVEDNGGDPHSMELEITESVLLGNDQATINKLQALVDYGFHIAIDDFGTGYSNLSYLHRYPISCLKIDRSFIAQIESAQPIIELIISMARLFDLDVVAEGVETAAQLQALKAYDCQEYQGFFYAGAVALGDFTALLDCDGAAAA, translated from the coding sequence ATGAGTAACAATTCTCAGCTCTCAGTACGTCAGGCCACCGTGGTCTGTCTCGAAAACCGCCTGTCTGAGTTGAAGCGTGTTCACCAGCCTCTCTGGGTGTATGACTTTGACGACGCCAGCATTGTCTGGGCTAATACAGAAGCATTGGCGCTCTGGCGAGCGCAAACAAGACAGGAGCTCAGCGAGCGCGATCTGTCCGTAGACATGACGCAGGTGGTAATGATGCGGCTGCGACAGTACCAGCAGGACTTTGCGAACGATGATACTGCTGAATTCAAAGAGTACTGGACACTGTATCCGAATGGCGAACCGCAGCCGGTGGAAGTCCTGTTCAGTGCTTTTCGACTGGGAGATGGGCGGATGTCCATGTTCTGTGAGGCGCAGGGATTCCAGCGGCTGGATAACGATGCGCTCAGAAGTTCGCAAGCTTTGATGCATACCTCGGTCATGATCACGCTCTATAGCGCCAAGGGGGAGCCCTTGTATCGCAATCCGGCTGCACGTGCCTCGGTACGCAGTAGTGATGAACATCTGCATGAGCATTTCACTGATAAGACTGCAAGGCACCGACTCGATAACTCAGGTGAGCAGGAAGTCAACTTCGTCGCCAGCGTTCATGTCGGCAGTGGCGATCGATGGCACGATATATCCGCACGTCGCTGCCTGGATGCGGTTTCCGCAGAGTCTGCGTGGTTGATCAGTGAGGTGGATGTTTCACAGCTGAAAGCCACCCAGGAGCGTGCCAACTATCTCGCCGAGCACGACACACTGACCGGCTTGCCCAATCGGAATCATGTATCAGTCGTGCTGGAGCAGCGCGTCCTGCAGATGTGTGCGCGAGGTGAGCAAGGCGCGCTGATATTCATTGATCTGGATCACTTCAAGGACATCAATGACTCGCTGGGACATGAGGCCGGTGACCGCCTGTTGGTAGAAATTGCCGACCGGCTCAAGCATCTGGTTGGTGACACCGACAATATTGCACGGCTCGGTGGGGATGAATTTCTGCTGCTGATGGGACCCTTGAGGGATAGGCGAGAGGTCGATGAAATGATTAACCAGCTGAAGCAACATTTGTCGGAACCGATGATGCTGCAGGGTAGGAACGTACGCGTCACCCCCTCTATTGGCGTGAGCCTGTTTCCGGCAGATGGCAAGAATATCAATGAACTGATGCGCCACGCAGATCTTGCGATGTATCACGCCAAGGGTCTGGGGCGCAACGAGGCTGCGTATTTCACGCCGGATATGAGCGAGGCGGTGGATAGTCGTATCAATCTGGAATCCGAACTGATGGTGGCCCTGCAGGAAGATCAATTCTCTGCCTATTTTCAGCCGCGGGTTGATGTGCAGACGGGAGATATACATGGCGCGGAAGCCCTGGTGCGCTGGCTCCATCCAGAGCGTGGCATGATCAGTCCGGCCGATTTCATCCCTGCTTGTGAGGACTCGGGTCTGATCGGCAAGCTGGGTAAGTTTGTACTGACGCAGGCCGTTATTGCGCAACGTTGCTGGGCCGAGAACGGCCATACTCTCAAAATATCGGTCAATCTGTCGCCGGTACAGTTTGTTGCGGAAACGCTGGTTGAGGACTTCATACAGATTGTCGAAGACAATGGGGGTGATCCGCATTCTATGGAGCTTGAGATCACTGAGTCGGTGTTGCTAGGCAATGATCAAGCGACCATCAACAAGTTGCAGGCGCTGGTGGACTATGGGTTTCACATTGCCATCGACGACTTCGGTACGGGATACTCGAATCTTTCCTACCTGCATCGTTATCCGATCAGTTGCCTGAAGATAGATCGCTCCTTCATTGCACAGATCGAATCGGCGCAACCGATTATCGAACTGATCATATCCATGGCACGTCTGTTTGATCTCGACGTTGTCGCCGAAGGGGTAGAAACTGCTGCGCAGTTGCAGGCATTGAAAGCGTATGACTGCCAGGAATATCAGGGTTTTTTCTATGCCGGAGCTGTTGCGCTGGGGGATTTTACGGCGCTACTTGATTGTGATGGGGCGGCGGCGGCGTAG
- a CDS encoding DUF6515 family protein, with product MIRKTLKATLIAATLGLMLSIVLPANNVFAQSHGKADSRKYQYPNIGHEIRTLPKGNQTVLVNRKNYRYTNGSFYRPNNKGAYVVVRAPIGARVRTLPANRVNFRIGNRNFFFANLTYYLWDQGRSEYIVVDKPDGAESAMGSAQDTVTSPGNSIVYPSEGQSDEQRARDRYECYQWAVDETGYDPASGVNDSAASSDYTRANSACLEGRGYTVK from the coding sequence ATGATCAGGAAAACACTGAAAGCAACTCTGATAGCAGCGACTCTCGGCCTGATGCTGAGTATCGTTCTGCCGGCAAACAACGTATTCGCACAATCCCATGGAAAAGCGGACTCACGCAAATACCAGTACCCAAATATCGGACATGAAATTCGTACCTTGCCCAAGGGCAACCAGACCGTATTGGTCAATCGCAAGAATTATCGCTATACCAACGGCAGCTTCTATCGCCCCAACAACAAGGGTGCTTATGTCGTTGTGCGCGCCCCCATAGGGGCAAGAGTACGAACACTGCCCGCTAATCGGGTGAATTTCAGAATTGGCAACAGAAACTTCTTCTTTGCCAACCTCACCTATTACCTGTGGGACCAGGGCCGATCTGAATATATCGTCGTGGACAAGCCTGATGGTGCAGAATCGGCAATGGGCTCGGCTCAAGACACCGTCACAAGCCCCGGCAACAGCATCGTCTACCCCAGCGAGGGGCAAAGTGATGAGCAGCGAGCACGTGATAGATATGAATGCTACCAATGGGCAGTGGATGAGACAGGCTATGACCCGGCTTCTGGAGTGAATGACTCGGCCGCATCGAGCGATTACACGCGTGCCAACTCCGCCTGTCTGGAAGGTCGTGGCTATACCGTCAAATAG